The genomic stretch TGTGCTATCCTGACCCTGCATCAAATCTGTCGGCGTTTAGTAAACGCCGCCTTTCTTGACCTTATTCGAAAACTCTGTGCTGCCACCCTTGGCCAGCACCTTGGCCTGTTTGACCCATTCATCACGGCTGACCCGACCTTTGAACCCCACAAGGTTCTGGTCGGCCCATTCGACTTCTTTCTTGCGCCATCCGGCCACCTGCGAAAAGTGGTAGATGCCCATCTCGTTCAGCAAGGCTTCCAGCTTGGGGCCGACACCTTTGATCTGCTTCAGATCGTCCGCCCCTCCGGCGCGCGGGGCGTCCAGCATCTCGGGCTTGCCATCGGCAGCAACGGGTGCGCGCGCTGTGGTGGTGCCTGCATCCTTGTTGGCAGCGTTTTTCTTGGCCGGTGCTTTTGACGCGACGGGTTTGGGCGCAGCGTCCTCGGCGGGCTTTTCGTATTTCCAGCTGCCCTTGCGCGCGGCCAGTTCTTCCTGACCGGCCAGACGGGCGCTGGGTTTGACCAACACCCTGGCTTCGGGGGCTGCGGCAGCGGCAGATACCGCCTGTTCTGCTGTTGGCGCTGCGGCCACGGGAGCCTTTTCAGCCGCGGGGGCTGCGTCGGTTGCCGGCGCTGGCTTGGGGGCCGGTTGCGTCGTCGTGCCAGACGCTTCAGCGTCCACAGAGCCACATTGCACGGACTTCAGAAGAAAACCACCGACC from Pseudosulfitobacter sp. DSM 107133 encodes the following:
- a CDS encoding endonuclease translates to MMNDDNTMQHCARKCWMLAAIAGVVLAILLLAFAGWGFWGSILAGIVVFAVGGFLLKSVQCGSVDAEASGTTTQPAPKPAPATDAAPAAEKAPVAAAPTAEQAVSAAAAAPEARVLVKPSARLAGQEELAARKGSWKYEKPAEDAAPKPVASKAPAKKNAANKDAGTTTARAPVAADGKPEMLDAPRAGGADDLKQIKGVGPKLEALLNEMGIYHFSQVAGWRKKEVEWADQNLVGFKGRVSRDEWVKQAKVLAKGGSTEFSNKVKKGGVY